A part of Neodiprion pinetum isolate iyNeoPine1 chromosome 4, iyNeoPine1.2, whole genome shotgun sequence genomic DNA contains:
- the LOC124217587 gene encoding probable rRNA-processing protein EBP2 homolog: MIEDSNDFEDSSSESNDDENNVRVPTDVDIKRKLNEFKIILPWVERLDIVNAPAPLAPELALQMQEQEVRRAKQLQGNKKLPQFSPSEDPILNDFKREMMFHRQAQGAVMEGIAKLKKLGLVTKRPDDYFAEMAKSDQHMQKVRENLMKKQVEAQRSERVRQLRQQRKVGKQMQIEAKLKKHAEKKKMLDEVKKYRKGVRNDLDFLDDKKKPSNKKAGVQHMDKKAQAKLKMKNSKYGFGGKKRGSKQNSKSSAADVSEWRKPGKPKKGKGAGSGKQRPGKNRRVQMKSKKK, translated from the exons ATGATTGAAGATTCCAACGATTTCGAAGATTCTTCAAGCGAAAGTAATGACGACGAAAACAACGTTCGGGTGCCGACTGAT gttGACATTAAGCGAAAATTGAATGAGTTCAAAATAATATTGCCATGGGTTGAGAGGTTGGACATAGTGAACGCACCTGCGCCTTTAGCGCCAGAATTGGCCCTACAAATGCAAGAGCAAGAAGTCCGCCGAGCAAAGCAGCTGCAAGGGAACAAAAAACTACCACAATTCTCACCTTCGGAAGATCCGATCTTGAATGATTTCAAAAGAGAGATGATGTTTCACCGACAAGCTCAGGGTGCGGTCATGGAGGGTATTGCTAAATTAAAAAAGCTTGGTCTAGTGACGAAGAGGCCGGATGACTATTTTGCAGAGATGGCCAAGTCTGATCAACACATGCAAAAAGTTAGGGAAAATCTCATGAAAAAACAGGTAGAAGCACAAAGATCGGAAAGAGTTAGACAATTAAGGCAACAGCGAAAGGTTGGTAAACAAATGCAAATTGaagcaaaattgaaaaagcacgctgagaaaaagaaaatgcttGATGAGGTTAAGAAATATCGCAAAGGTGTAAGAAATGATTTGGATTTCTTGGATGACAAGAAAAAGCCTAGTAATAAAAAAGCTGGAGTCCAACATATGGATAAAAAGGCCCAagcgaaattgaaaatgaagaattCAAAGTATGGTTTTGGCGGCAAAAAACGTGGCAGTAAACAGAATTCCAAATCTAGTGCTGCGGATGTATCGGAGTGGAGAAAACCTGGTAAACCAAAAAAGGGAAAGGGTGCTGGGAGCGGTAAACAGAGGCCCGGGAAAAATCGTCGTGTTCAGAtgaagtcgaaaaaaaaatga
- the LOC124217594 gene encoding uncharacterized protein gives MSSCFSWGYFLKKLRIRRKRAPTPASADTSAAGGERQREDLPEMPNPMQVQHLPTHKNNKYDVTLLHPDWRKFPHTPLYGWTNIHAQQLTKLNRMIVNGNLESAYYNSDIEYRAAKFGNNFTVLPPPNVSGVAEVVLLLRRSRNLEYNFCCSDTLAEYDADDESENSMRSQRYYNHDKPRRHIRQQTAV, from the exons ATGTCCTCGTGCTTCTCGTGGGGATATTTTCTCAAGAAACTTCGGATCCGCCGCAAAAGGGCTCCAACTCCCGCAAGCGCCGATACTTCAGCTGCTGGAGGCGAACGTCAAAGAGAAGATTTACCGGAAATGCCGAATCCCATGCAGGTCCAACACCTACCGACGCACAAGAATAACAA aTACGATGTGACTCTGCTCCACCCCGACTGGCGAAAATTTCCTCACACACCACTTTACGGATGGACAAACATTCACGCGCAGCAGTTGACGAAACTGAACCGAATG ATAGTCAACGGAAACTTAGAGTCGGCTTACTACAATTCGGATATCGAGTATCGGGCggcaaaatttggaaataatttcactgTTCTACCACCACCGAACGTCAGCGGCGTGGCCGAAGTTGTTCTTCTACTACGCCGAAGTCGGAACTTAGAGTACAATTTCTGCTGCAGCGACACACTGGCTGAGTACGACGCGGATGACGAGTCAG AAAACAGCATGAGATCGCAGCGATATTACAATCACGACAAGCCTCGACGACACATTAGACAACAAACTGCGGTATAA